The Juglans regia cultivar Chandler chromosome 1, Walnut 2.0, whole genome shotgun sequence nucleotide sequence CCATAACAGTTTTATACATAATACAGAAGTTAAACTTTCTTCTCCATTCGTGCTCTTAATTCTCCTTGATCATTATTGAATTTCTTGATCATTCTTGAGTTTGTTGAGCATTTCAGGTGATTGAATCAACCCAGTTTAATTTTcctacatggtatcagaagaaatttttttattattgatggCTGAATCCTCTGTTCCGATTATCAATCTCACGGACAATCCTTCAAATCTGTATTTCCTTCATCATGGTGACAATCCAGGCGTTATTCTTGTTTCTCAGCTGCTTACTGGCGACAACTACAATTCTTGGAGTCGATCCATGAAGATTGCTCTCAGGGCAAAGAACAAATTAGGGTTTATTGATGGTAGTCTGCTTTTGGCTCCAATTTCATCTAACCCTACGCGTGATGCTTGGCTCCGTTGCAACGACATGGCGTTTTCTTGGATCTTGAATTCCGTCTCCAAGAATATTGCAGCAAGTTGTATTTACATTGATACGACTGCTGCACTATAGGCATATATCAAAGAACGGTTCTCATAGTCGAATGGGCAACGGATCTTTCAACTTCAGAAGGAGATTTCATCTTTGCTTCAAGGAGACATGTATGTAAGTGATTACTACACTTAGTTGAAAACACTATGGGATGAATTGTCAAATTTTAGACCATTATTAAATTGTGGCTCTGGTCCGAATTGTAATTGTGGAGTATTGACAAAAGCTTTAGAATACCAACAACAAGAGTATGTGATGAGATTTTTAATGGGGCTTAGTGATACATTTTCGAATGTTAGGGCCCAAATTATGTTGCTAGATCCTATGCCACCAACAAAgtcttctctttaattttacaAGAAGAACACCATTGTAGCCTTCATGTTTTGAGACCTTCCAATTTGGAGTCCGTTGTTCTTGCTTCTACTGCTCTTGATTCTCAAAAGTCTGGTCCAAGATTTAAGTCTTCTTTCCAGAAATTGAAGCCTATTTGTAGTCATTGTGGACTGACAGGacacacaaaagaaaaatgttacaaaCTACATGGGTATCCTCCTGGCTACAAGAATACTAAACCTATAATCAATTCTATTGATGATTTCACAAGAGCCACTtgaatatatttaatgaaaactAAATCTGAAACTAGAgccaaactcatttcttacaTTGCTCTTGTAGAAACACAGTTTAGTTCTAAGGTGAAAATTATTAGGAGTGATAATGGTTTAGAGTTTGATATGTCTTCCTATTTTTCTACAAAAGGCATCATTCATCAAACGAGTTGTGTAGCCACTCCTCAACAGAATGGGGTAGTAGAAAGAAAACATAGGCATTTACTAGAAGTTGCACGTGCCCTACGGTTTCAAGCTCATTTACCTCTTTGTTTCTGGGGGAATTGTGTTTTAACAGCAGCCTATATCATAAATAGATTACCTAGTCCTGTTCTTTCTAACAAAAGTCCTTATGAACTTCTTTTTTCTCACAAGCCCAATTATTCCATTTTAAAAGAGTTTGGTTGCTTATTCTATGCTAGCACTCTTGTTTCTTAAAGATCAAAATTTGATTCTAGAGCTAGGAAGTGTATTTTTCTGGGCTATCCCTTTGGTGTCAAAGGATACAAATTGTATGATTTACACTCCAAAGCTGTTTTTCTGTCTAGGGATGTCATATTTTATGAACATCTATTTCCatacaaaaacagaaacaatctTTCTTTAGATCCTAAATCAGTTTCCTTAGATTCTTTTGTAATATCCACCTCTCCTTCTAATACATCTGAAGTTTGTAATCCCATTAATATTGCAAAAAATTCCTACTTACCTGTTGTGACCAATACACCTGCTTCCCATCCCATTATTGATACAGAAAATTCAGATcttaatatttcagattttgtaCCTATTGATTAGTCCCAACAAATTTCAGATTCTAATATTCCTATTGAATAATCTTCTGTTAGAAGGTCTTCTAGAATCAAACACCCACCACAATATTTGCAGCAATATCATTGTGATTTAATcacttcttcttcatcaaacTCTGATTCTCCCATTGCTACAGGTTCTCCCAAGGTAAGTACTCATCATTCTTTGTCTACTTATCTCTCTTATAACAAACTTTCTTCCACACATCTGGCTTTCACGATTAACCTTTCATCTCATTTTGAACCTAAATTCTATCATCAAGCTATTAAATTTCATCATTGGCAAGAGGCCATGACAGCAGAATTATCTGCTCTTGAGAAAAATCATACATGGGTTCTCACTGACGTGCCTCCTGATAAACATCtcattggttgtaaatgggtgtacaaaattaaatataaatcagATGGAACCATTGAACTTTATAAAGCTAGGCTTGTAGCTAAATGATACACTCAACAAGAGGGGTTGGATTTTATTGATACTTTTTCTCCTGTGGCCAAGTTTACAAGTGTCCGCTGTTTACTAGCTGTTGGCTCTTCTCAGAATtgatatttacatcaattagatGTAAATAATACATTTTTNNNNNNNNNNNNNNNNNNNNNNNNNNNNNNNNNNNNNNNNNNNNNNNNNNNNNNNNNNNNNNNNNNNNNNNNNNNNNNNNNNNNNNNNNNNNNNNNNNNNgttgttgttgtacaccgttgcatgtacacacacttggcacgttcgttgggatgtgtgaccgtgttgtcatcatcccggcatctcgattcccgtgttttccttacatgggggtcgggggcgccacaggtggtatcagagcagttcggctctgggtaaaaccacatgtcccataggtgcagtaccagaaagttttaaaagttgtgatttgaaaattatttaatttaaagtttgtggtttttattggttttatttagttgttgtatattacttgtttgtttatttattttattgatttattttatggtatgttattttattattttaatcattttattgtgagctacttcattgattttatgcattttgtcgtatgctattttatgtatgaaattttatttgatatgatttgattttgttttgttttgttttgttcggaattgaaaggcgggttaaggattATGCTATGACAGGAGATGGTAtgactgagaaggccattgttaggcttgaacatttggtgtaataggtttgaactcttggtgattggtttgttttaatatcgaggttcgaacatcatggtcagagtgaactttttggagtaggaatttgaattgctgctaaggaggggaataattttaaattgcttaggataattaaggtattaggttccgtagaatttatgtaatgagtttttgcggtaggaggttgtaagttcaaatttcaaggttagatttatgataagttcatctgaggtttgaggcttcatagtttttaggaaataagttatgagatttaaggtggtaagttcaacaagcaattaaaggattacttagattagaagttttcgatcttgccgatcttgataagcaatttgataacatttggagttttagaatttacaagttttatagggtgaatgttttagatttgaggtcatcgattttaaggatttcagaaaattatttttattttgtttaaggttttagaattacaaagttgaaggactgaattaaaataggattgatgagagttgagttactgatatgagaattttttttggataatttctttggagactgaagggaattatctagttcgtgtattttctgaggattgaggatgttgatctaattcgaaaaattattgcttttagctcgatgtttcagtgataggttgaggatttaatctGTATccattttaaggataatagatggtgcagatttaggaaatgattcttgttgatttcgaggatataggtctagtgatggaaatggtaatgatgatcatcggcatgtttggaggattattggttttggctaagggtgagtgacattgatgtatagtagtggtgagtggttatggatttcggagagtataagtcctagtctcattttggtttggaggaagtgactttggtaggtgttgaagaggagtcgacacaatagtagtaattcaagagaccttggcttggagttttggtgagttgatcgaagtgtgtAGTCGAGTGGGTTACTCGATGAAATCATGGTTgtgaatagttattgtgattattttcaggaattaattgtgacttgaggtcgcctaggaatttaaattttttgaggttatactttcttttggaaattgagcatccagttggtcgaattaaggacattgttatttaactggaagagagattgttgggacatcatgtatggtgtatgataagatcttcgaagtcgaaccttaggtatcaacagtggataagatgatcaagtatgtggttaataaagcattaggatccttgggtgctttgcaatgacttttggtggattgaagatttgagcagtatggtttgccttgaggtttaatagtgatgtactattgaaggaactagttgtgttaatgctagcttgtaggagtagagataagtgggtgagttaccaagaaggttttgataatgttttggtgtagtctatggtggttcgtagtgagtttagtcaccgctagattagatgttgttcagaatgtaaatgatgagcttttgggtttagattgtcaggtagaagtttataggcgctcttattggttggttgggttggaaatcgggccttttaaggtatgttccttatcgtagatgaggtggatgtattttatggtattgattttgatgaaggttgcgagagttaattgaggaatttgagttataattcgtgttttttggaaagggagtatttttctaccaagatgtgataagagtttttggtcaataggaatggagccaccttgtactcgatggtgttagtttcatgagaacataagttttatgcatgtggcgaatatcagagtgcgcagcagaagcgtggtatttttggttgtagtcaggagttcagattgtgctgattttggagaattagtggtgacttgaattttgacaagatacttgtaattggagattaatcatttagttgtgcaatttgttattgatggttaactttggaagtggctattaggttaccaaaagtagaattcgatggaggtttagaagttgtagcataggagttgattgaggttggcacATAGTATTGTAAGGGCTATTGATCATTGGAATTTTCTAGATGTGGTATTAAGGTTCTcgaggaaatgagattttggatagtatAGTCACCCTGGGAATACTGGTTGTGATGTGCCACTGGgagactaatacgagtatgttaGATATCactttgtttattgagaaatgtgacacgtgtCGTCGAgtgaaggctgagcatcaaagacctgctggtaaacttcaacctctccctattccaaagtggaagtgggatgatatttctgtGGATGTTGtagtgggtttgccgaggaaCCGTAGTGGAAAGaattcaatttgggtgattgttgatcggttgaccaagagtgcccatttcttgcctgttaataatactgactctttgggtaagttgactcggttgtatgtcttggagatagtgcgtttgcatggagtacccaagagcaTTGTGTCGGATCGGGACCCGCAGTTTatgtcccatttttggaagagtttgcaggcagctttaggcactaagttgaagtttagtagtgcatatcaccctcaaacagacggtcaaacagagcgtactattcagactctggaggatatgttgcggtcttgtgtcatggaatttcaaggaagttgggagaatcatctgccgCTTATCgagttctcttataataacagttttcattcctccattcagatggccccgtatgaagctttgtatggaaggaagtgtagatcgcccttgtgttgggatgaagtcggcgagagcaaattgtttgtgcctgagataattcaagaaatgaaggatcaagttcagtttataaggactaaaatggtagaagcgcaaagtcgccagaagagttacgtagatacaagaagaatagacttatcctttgaagaaggtgattgggtttatcttaaagtctctcctatgaaaggcgttaagcgctttggtaagaaaggaaagcttagtccaagatatgttggcccttttcagatcgtagagaaagttgggcttgttgcttatagagttgctttgccggattattttggggatgttcatgatgtgtttcatgtgtcttcgttgaagaagagttttggacagcaagagccacgttttgttgaccctgaacgcattcaacttcagcctaaccttacttatgaagttgccccgacgcagattgtagattggaaagatcaaagattaaggtccaagacaatacctatggtgaaagtgtcatggggtgatccgttggctcaagatttctcttgggaaagagaagccgacatgagagagcattatccttacttgtttgtttaattttgacggtatgttctaagtatgctctcaattgaatcttgttcctgtcttagtttaatgtttgaccttgctaatttcgaggacgaaatttttttttaaggggggaggatgtaacaccccgtattttagtgtaatttttactgaaggatttttattatttattcaaaaatttattctcttattttaaaattggttggatttttagtgagtttatttctatgattttaatttggtgaaaattatttttatgtgccttcttaatatttatttattgttatgtatttaaattgcttttaatatttaaattaattactgggtgatttaattatttcaatttgactttaccattacgtttaaattattttatttaatttgtggttttaaaatcatttccgttggatcattttcgtgacccaagttatgaggattggacctcatttcttttcccctctttttctttcctctccttttcttttccttcttttttcttttttctccttatttccttcggtcttctttctttcccgcgcgacccaactctctcctctctcccgtgTGACTTCGGCTTccaccccagcccgccgccgtcgagccgccgtggtcgacaccgccccctccattcggttcccctgccgccggcgaccttaccccaccaacctcacttccatccaagccgccgttagcccccacgagacccacgaagccgcggcactctttccgccgttgcgccgccgtcgcaccgccattggccaccatcttcctaccacttcatcctcgacctcttggcaaccctttggacccaaccccggctccgatccgtcaccggtgaagccccaccaagtccatttccgatttgtacgtttttggccttaaaccaccatttgcgccgtcatccacggcaaaccaccaccaccattggcttcaccgacctctctaggccctaccctatcattttggggtcttcgtttgtctctgttggaaagtgggtatttgtgacccacggccacagtgtattttacactgtggtgttgctcagacgtcgcctttttcagcttcgtgatcctccggaaattatcatatagcgctgtaagtatttctccaaagaattctcatgaattttatgtatttttgcactaacccattttactgtatttttttggcatgccggactgagtccgaggagtacgggggtcggatggatttgtgattggagttgttggtttaattggattggattggattggattggttattgatggattttggattggttggctcatgtgcatttcatgcatgttcatgtttgtaaaggaaaactgggttttcgtgtattgcattcatgttcatatgtttatgaaaactgggttttcatgtgagaatggaatttgggtgcgtgcgtatcacgaccccaagccgagatgggggcattatctcggtggagctcctctggttactcgggagcggaataaactgagtaacgtcccctggattgtcgctgggcgacaatgggatcggacgagagattcgtgccgactccgtggtccttctgctggcggggactagaggatgcttggttacgtacgcgctgggcgcggaactgggcatcgctcgttgtgtagtggatgtttcccactaacgtgttgggcgcaaaagtgggcatcgctacgaagccaaggtgtgcggatgacctataggggagatcatggtgcatacattaataatggactattttctgagaaaaaagcgtgtgttggattttgtgtaattcattttctgggaaaatgttttacggattatttttgggccaaatgggattttggcgtgtgttggaaaattaatcattttcggggaaaatgatattttgaggaaaatgcatatttcttcatatgcatacatgttggtggcattaatgcatttttattcctgagtatattttttgggttatacttacctgcggtaccattctgtggtaacgcagattttgatgcagatgaggaggaggagggcgagcctgaggagacggctccgcccgaggagtgatctggaatcactggttattgttattttatttttacccttttgtatttttgggacatgtgttaactttattttggatgactgtataactgtttttaaaactttactgatgtttacttgtatttaaattctggtacttagttgactaactaatccgctgcgttgtttttgtacaccgttgcatgtacacacactggcacttcgttgggatgtgtgaccgtgttgtcatcatcccggcgtctcgattcccgtgttttctctacatgggggtcgggggcgccacaggtggtatcagagcagttcggctctgggtaaaaccacatgtcccttaggatagtaccagaaattattttattgttttaaaataattttttaaagtgttgtaagttaaatgattatttttaaaaataaatatcagatattatgagtttattgttattttattttatgttaattgatgttatttaatttaattttatctcattgtatttttgtgtttctgttggttgagtttggttttgtttggatttaaGCGGGGTTGGAGGTTGCTCTATGACAGGACTATGGTGAGACCAAGAAGGCAAGCTGATGTGCCCGAGGATGAGCTACCCAGGGGTGATGGAAATTATGACATTGCGAGGGCGTTGAATAGGATATCAGACTTGTTCCAGCAGAATTTCCGACCGCCGCAAGGAGATCCAAATAGAGCGGTCCAAGTGGGGTGCACCTATGAGCACTTCTTGGCTCATAGGACTCCTATCTTTTCTGGGGAGGAGGATCCAATGCGAGCTAGGAGGTGGATTTTAGATCTGGAAAGAACCTTTGAAGTCTGTGGGTGCACTGAGGCCCAGATGGTTTTATATGCAAGCTATATGCTGCAAGGTGAAGCGGCAAACTGGTGGGAGACCAAGCGGCCACTCCTAGAAATGGAGTTGGGATCCTTGGCTGCTGTGTCTTGGCAGCGgtttaagaaagaatttgatgatCGATACTTCCCTATTTCAGTGAGACGGCAAAAGGCTCGGGAGTTCAATAATTTGGTTCAAGGAGGCATGATGGTCGAGCAATATGCAAGGAAATTTATGGAGCTTGGACGGTTCGCTCCTCACCTTATTGCCACCGAAGAGCTGCAGGTTGAGCGTTTCATGGAGGGTCTGCGCCCCGAAGTTCGCAGACAAGTGGCTTGTCTTCAGATTGTGGAATTTCAGAAGTTGGTGGACTTGGCCAGTATCGTAGAGCGAGAGAATAGCTTTGTAGTGGGCTCCCCTCCAGGTCAGAAAAGGCGGAGTTATGTTGGTAAAGGAAGCAGTTCTGGATCGCCGCAGAAGTTTGTTCAGAGGACCGGGGCTCGACCTCCGGTGTTCGTGCAGGAGGCCAGACTCCAGTGTGCCCTAGATGTAGTAGAGCCCATGAGGGCGATTGTGGTCAAAGGGGAATTCAGTGTTATAGATGTGGCCAGCCGGGTCACTTTGCTCAGGAGTGTCCCAGTCTAGTTCAAGGAGGTCAAGGAGGACGAGGAGGTCGACGAGGTGGAAGGGGCAACCAGAGACAATTGGTACAAGCCCGGGTTTATGCAGTGACTCCTGGCGATGTGGATTATGAGGCTCCAGAGACCCACGACGCTGGGGTGATTACTGGTATGtatgtagttattttatttggatttaatgtttggtgtggttgggttttttttttttgaatttgtctgGTGGTTGTGTTTGCCTCAGGAAGAGTTcgtttatatgatttttatgcttgtattttgtttgattcTGGGGCGTCCCAATCTTTTGTGTCTGCCACATTTGTACGGATGTGCAATTTGGTTACAGAACCTCTACCACAATCCTTAGTTGTGGCTCTTCCCAATGGCGAGATCGTGTGTTGCTCCAAGGTTGCTTTGGGTTGTCCTTTGGATCTTGGTGGAAGGACACTGGATGCAGATTTGATTGTATTCAAGTTGCTtggttttgatataattttgggtatggattggctgtatCGTTACTCTGCGAATATTGATTGTAGAAGACGAGTAATTGGTTTTCAACTCTCGGATgaggattatttagaattcgtgggaagcaaGTTAAGGGCAAGACCATCAATTATATCAGCAGTTCAAGCTAAGAGAGATATAGCTTGTGGGGCAGATGCTTTTTTGGTCCAAGTCGTATCTACACCATCTGAGAAGAAATCTTTAGCGAATATTCCAGTGGTGGAAGAATTTCCCGATGTGTTCGTGGACGAGTTACCTGGATTGCCTCCCGTTCGCGATATGGAATTTGTTATTGATCTGGAACCAGGGGCGGCTCCTGTGCATAAGGCTCCTTACCGCATGGCACCGGCcgagttaaaagagttgaagactCAATTGCAGGAATTGGTTGACAAAGGATTTATTCAGCCTAGTACTTCGCCATAGGGAGCGCCTGTTTTGTTTGTCAAGAAAAAAGATGGTACTCTcagaatgtgtatagactatcGGGAGCTTAACAAGGTGACTATCAAGAACAAGTACCCTCTTCCTAGAATTGATGATCTGTTTGACCAGCTTCAGGGAGCAGCTATCTTTTCGAAGATTGACTTGAGATCAGGGTACTATCAGCTAAGGATAAGGGATAAGGACGTGCCCAAGACTGCTTTCAGGACgaggtatgggcattatgaatttaaagtGATGTCTTTTGGGTTAGCGAACGCTCCAGCcgcttttatggatttaatgaatcgggtgtttcgaccctttttggattcttttgtggtggtgtttctTGATGACATTCTGATTTATTCCCGAGATTTGGAAGAGCATGCTTGTCACCTTCGTCTGGCACTTGGAAAATTAAGAGAGCATCAATTGTACGCTAAGTTGAGCAAGTGTGAATTCTGGTTAGAAGAAGTTAagtttcttggacatgtgatttcTCAAGAAGGGGTGGCTGTTGATCCTAGTAAAGTAGAAGCTGTTTTGTCATGGCCTCGCCCTTCAACAGTTCGTGAGATACAAAGTTTCTTGGGACTTTCCGGTTACTATCGAAGATTTGTGGAAGGTTTTTCTCGACTATCAGGACCTCTTGCTGCCTTGACTAGGAAGAATACCGAGTTCGTATGGTCTGACAAATGTGAGAGaagttttcaagagttgaagagaagattgaCAATGGCACCTGTTTTGGCACTTCCGGAGCCACACAagccatttgtgatttttagtgatTCATCCAAATTTGGGTTGGGATGCGTTCTTATGCAAGAGGGATGGGTTGTTGCTTATGCATCTCGTCAATTGAAGATTCATGAAaggaattatcccacacatgatttggagttggcggctatagtttttgctcttaagatttggcggcattatctgtatggcgaagcctgtgaagtttatactgatcacaagagcttgaagcatctgtttactcagaagaatctcaatatgaggtagagacggtggttagagctgattagtgactatcaatgtgagatcaagtatcatccaggaaaggcgaaTCTAGTCGTtgatgctttgagtaggaaGTCTCAACAAGTGGACAAAGCAAAGTCATCAGATTTGGACACtctcctttgtggaatgagaagacttcttatcgagagttCACAACAAGAGGAATTGTTATCGTCAGTCTTGGATGTCTgagtagtggattttgaagaattgaagactcttcaaagaagggatcctacattgttagctatcaggaaaagagtcaggaagtctagaggacccttgcattatagcttggataaggatggtattcttcggtttcgggatcgtagagtgattccccgagattctgaatttaaagagcggattttggcagaagctcatgcggctccttattcaattcatccaggaagcacgaagatgtatcgagatttaaagaggaatttctggtgggaaggtatgaagttggacatcgctttgtttattgagaaatgtgacacgtgcCGTCGAgtgaaggctgagcatcaaagacctactggtagacttcaacctccccctattcctgagtggaagtgggatgatatttctatggattttgttgtgggtttgccgaggactcctagtggaaagaactcaatttgggtgattgttgatcggttgaccaagagtgcccatttcttgcctattaataata carries:
- the LOC118348279 gene encoding uncharacterized protein LOC118348279, giving the protein MVRPRRQADVPEDELPRGDGNYDIARALNRISDLFQQNFRPPQGDPNRAVQVGCTYEHFLAHRTPIFSGEEDPMRARRWILDLERTFEVCGCTEAQMVLYASYMLQGEAANWWETKRPLLEMELGSLAAVSWQRFKKEFDDRYFPISVRRQKAREFNNLVQGGMMVEQYARKFMELGRFAPHLIATEELQVERFMEGLRPEVRRQVACLQIVEFQKLVDLASIVERENSFVVGSPPGQKRRSYVGKGSSSGSPQKFVQRTGARPPVFVQEARLQCALDVVEPMRAIVVKGEFSVIDVASRVTLLRMTPGDVDYEAPETHDAGVITGRVRLYDFYACILFDSGASQSFVSATFVRMCNLVTEPLPQSLVVALPNGEIVCCSKVALGCPLDLGGRTLDADLIVFKLLGFDIILGMDWLYRYSANIDCRRRVIGFQLSDEDYLEFVGSKLRARPSIISAVQAKRDIACGADAFLVQVVSTPSEKKSLANIPVVEEFPDVFVDELPGLPPVRDMEFVIDLEPGAAPVHKAPYRMAPAELKELKTQLQELVDKGFIQPSTSP